Proteins found in one Mucilaginibacter gracilis genomic segment:
- a CDS encoding glycoside hydrolase family 16 protein has product MKYFKITLLLLTTAMACQAQKQPEIKAASEPGKWKLEWNDEFNTGTTPDKNNWVYELGFVRNNEYQTYTSNPKNAYIEQGKLLIKAIKEESPNQTYLADANDWKQKQQWAHYTSASLMTLGKKNFLYGRIEVRAKLPEGKGTWPAIWMKGDNDLPWPNKGEIDIMEHVGFDTLNIYGTMHAYSPDPKAYRNKISKGDTIRVTKDIFENYHLYAIEWYKDRIDFFFDNTKYFSYVFKDYAILNGTFNKPFYLLINTAVGGTWGGQKGVDEQSFPQDFFIDYVRYFKRKN; this is encoded by the coding sequence ATGAAATATTTTAAAATAACACTTTTACTATTAACAACGGCTATGGCTTGCCAGGCTCAAAAACAGCCTGAAATTAAAGCAGCATCCGAACCAGGTAAATGGAAACTGGAATGGAACGATGAATTTAATACGGGCACTACACCTGATAAAAACAACTGGGTTTACGAATTGGGTTTTGTACGTAACAATGAATACCAAACCTATACATCAAACCCAAAAAACGCGTACATTGAACAAGGAAAGCTATTGATCAAAGCAATAAAAGAAGAATCACCTAATCAAACTTATTTGGCCGATGCTAATGACTGGAAACAAAAGCAACAATGGGCCCATTATACTTCGGCCAGTTTAATGACGCTTGGTAAGAAAAACTTTTTATACGGCCGCATAGAGGTAAGAGCCAAACTACCCGAAGGAAAAGGTACCTGGCCCGCAATCTGGATGAAAGGCGATAACGACCTGCCCTGGCCAAATAAGGGCGAAATTGATATTATGGAACATGTAGGTTTTGATACTTTAAATATCTATGGTACCATGCACGCTTATTCTCCCGATCCTAAAGCTTACAGAAATAAGATAAGTAAGGGCGATACGATAAGAGTTACAAAAGATATTTTTGAGAACTATCACCTTTACGCCATAGAGTGGTATAAGGATCGTATTGATTTCTTTTTTGATAACACAAAGTACTTCAGCTACGTTTTTAAAGATTATGCCATCCTTAACGGCACATTTAATAAGCCTTTTTATTTATTGATTAATACCGCGGTTGGCGGCACATGGGGTGGCCAAAAAGGTGTAGACGAACAATCCTTCCCGCAAGATTTCTTTATCGATTATGTGCGATACTTTAAGAGGAAAAATTAA